CGATATAACCTGGGGGCGCACCTATGAGTCGTGCTACAGCGTGTTTTTCCATATACTCGCTCATATCGAAGCGCAGAAAGTGAACACCAAGAATTCTAGCAAGTTGGCGAGCTACTTCTGTTTTGCCAACTCCTGTAGGACCTATCAGCAAGAAAGAACCTACAGGCTTATCAGGATGTCCCAAACCAGCTCTAGCCCGCTTAATCGCTCTAGTAAGCTGCTCTATAGCATCATCCTGTCCGAATATAACATCTTTAAGCCGCCGTTCCAGATGCTGAAGCTTTTCCTGATCTGACTCCGAAAGCGTCCGCGAAGGAATACGAGCTATTCTCGCTACGACCTCTTCCACATCTCTAACACCTACAACATGTCGCCTTCTTCGATCGCCCTTGATTTTAAGAACGGATCCGGCTTCATCAATCACATCTATCGCCTTATCTGGAAGATAGCGATCGGTAATGTATCTAGCCGACAGTTCCACCGACGCCCGAATAGCCGCATCGGTGTATTTTACTCGGTGGTGCTTCTCGTAATAGCTTTTAAGCCCTCTCAGAATCTTATAAGTCTCATCAATTGTAGGTTCAGAAATCTCTATTTTTTGAAATCTCCTGCTCAAGGCTTTGTCTTTTTCAAAATGATTCTTGTATTCTTCGTAAGTAGTAGAACCAATGCAACGAAGAGTCCCGGAGAGAAGAGCCGGTTTGAGGATATTGGAAGCATCGAGAGAACCTCCACTTGTTGCTCCAGCCCCCACTATCGTGTGAATTTCATCAATAAAAAGGATTGCTCCCTTTCGGGTTTTTATTTCATTGATAACCCCTTTAAGCCTTGCCTCAAAGTCTCCTCGAAACTTCGTTCCCGCAATAAGAGCTCCCATGTCGAGAGAATAGATTTCTACATTGAAAAAGCTTTCAGGCACTTCCCTGCGATAAATCTTAAGAGCAAGCCCCTCCACAATAGCCGTTTTTCCAACCCCTGGATCTCCAACAAGAATTGGATTGTTTTTTGTTCGTCGGCTAAGAATCTGGAGCATCCTCATAATTTCCTGCTCACGTCCTATGAGCGGATCAATGAGGCCTCGGGCTGCCTTTTCAACAAGGTTTACGGTGAAAGATTCAAGAGCACTTCGCTTAACGGCGGGTCTTCTACCGGTTATCGTATCGGGAACACGATCTTCATCCTCTTCCTCGTAGGTTCCAATTTTCGAAATTCCGTGGGATATGTAGTTCAACACATCAAGCCTTGTAACACCTTGGGATTTTAGAAAATAAACAGCGTGAGAATTCTCTTCAAAAAACATTGCAGCTAAAATGTCGCCCGATTCAACTTCTCGCTTTTCAGCATTTCGAGCATGCAAGATTGCTCGCTGAAGAGTTCTCTGAACGCTAAGAGTCTGAATAGGCTCCTTTTCCATGCCATAAGGAAGAGGATGCATCTTACGAACGAAGAAATCTTCAAGGTTTTCCTTCAAAAGCTGAATATCAACTCCGCAGTTGTAAAGGATTCGGCGCCCTGTGGAATCCAGAATAAAGGCGTAAAGGATGTGCTCAAGTGTAAAGAACTCATGCCTTCGTAGCCTTGCTTCGTTAATTGCTGTCGAAATAATGGCTTCAACTTCTTTGCTAATCATTTTAGGCTTCTTCCATACTGCATCTTAGTGGAAATCCGTGTTGCCTTGCCAGGCTATGAACGATTTCCACCTTCGTTTCTGCAATTTCTGCAGGATATACTCCGCAGACACCTATGCCATTGTAATGCACATGCAACATAATCCGGGTAGCTTCCTCCGAACTTTTGTTAAACACAGTTTTTAAAATTTCCACCACAAAGTCCATTGTGGTGTAATCATCGTTGTGTAAGAGCACTTTATACATCGGAGGTTCTTCGAGTTCTTCCTCTACGCCGCTCGACACCTGTCCCTCAAGTTCATCATCGTAATCCCACAGGGACATGGTAACCTATCCTCCTTCACAATGTTCCTTGTATTCGTCCTTTTACATTATAAGCTTACATGATAAAAAATACCGCTTCGGTTGATAGAGTCAAGAAACAAAGATAATTATGCCCTTGCCTATTTTGCCTTACACTGGAGGATTGTAGTCTATGGCAGGGAACAGTTTTGGCAGATTTTTTCGAGTAACCACCTGGGGAGAGTCTCATGGTGTGGCCGTTGGAGCCGTAGTGGACGGGTGTCTTCCCGGAATTCCGCTGTCCCAAGAAGATATTCAACGAGATCTGGATCGCAGAAAACCTGGAAGATCCACAGCCTCCACCACAAGAAAAGAAACCGACAGAGTAGAAATTCTTTCCGGTGTATTTGAAGGAAAGACCACAGGAACGCCCATTTCACTTATTGTTTATAACGAAAATCCCCGATCGTCAGATTACGCCCCTTTTGCAGATCTCTATCGCCCCGGTCACGCTGACCTCACCTATGACCAAAAATACGGCATAAGAGACTGGCGAGGCGGCGGAAGAAGCTCAGCTCGAGAAACTGTAGGTCGAGTTGCCGCAGGGGCTGTAGCTCGCAAGATGCTGGAAATGGCTGGTATCAGCGTCAAAGCATATACGGTTGCGCTTGGTGGTATCCACTGCAGCCGTTACGATGAAGAATTTATAGACCAAAATTCTCTTTATTGCCCTGACCCGGATGCCTTCCCCTTGATGGAACAACGCATTGAAGAAGTCCGCCGTAAAGGTGATTCCATTGGCGGTGTTGTGGAAGTGCGAGTTAAAGGATGCCCCCCGGGTCTGGGAGAACCGGTCTTTGATAAGTTAGACGCTCGTATAGCCTATGCGCTTATGTCCATAGGAGCCGTAAAGGGTGTGGAAATTGGAAGCGGGTTTAGAGCTGCAGAGATGCTGGGGAGTGAAAACAACGATCCAATAATCCCGGGCGGCTACGCATCAAACAACGCAGGTGGCATACTAGGGGGCATATCAACCGGCATGGAAATAGTGGTTCGAGTAGCCGTAAAACCTATCCCTTCCATTCGCATTCCTCAACAAACCATACGAAGAGATGGTTCCCACGCAACGATAGTCGTTGAAGGTCGCCACGATATTAGCGCTATTCCCCGTATTGTGCCCGTTTGCGAAGCAATGATTCTTCTAGTAATTGCTGACTTTGCTCTTCATCCAACGGTCATCAGAAAGGTCTTTCCAGCATGAAGTTCTTAGAACACTTTAGAACAAAGGAAGATCGAGCCTTCTGGTGGTTGCGTCTAAACGGAATAGAAAAGCTCGATTCACTTCTCAAACCAAGGATCGTCTTTAATGTGGCATCCCTTGGCGAACTAAACGGAGCCATACCGGTAGCACGGACTCTCCGTGAATTGGGCTTTTCCGGATCGATCATTCTGTCAGTTGGAACTCCTACGGCATTTCGCAAAGCTAGATTGTTGGAATCGTCAGAACAAGATTTGATTGCTGTTCCAGCACCACTTGAAATACCCCGCTCAGTATCAGCCTTTCTGAAAAAGATCCAGCCAGACCTTTTTGTTAACTTCGAAGCAGAATACTGGCCTATGCTTTTTGCTGGTCTAAAGGCAAGTAATGTGCCTGTAATTCTTGTCAACGGTCGTATTTCAAAAAGATCCTTTCTGATTTATAATCTTTTTTCCGGGACTTTTAGTCGGATCTTTCGGCAATTTGCCAGGCTTGGCATGATATCAGAAACACATCGCGAGCGAGCCATTAGACTTGGAGCACACCCGGGAGCGGTCTTTGTTACAGGAAGTTCTAAATATGATGATTTTTCAGTCCGCCGAGATCAAAAAAAAGACCTGTCAATGTGGCAGCAAAGATTAAAGACTGACTCAAAATTTCCAATCATCGTGGCAGGAAACCTTCGTGGTCGAGAATGTTTCATTGTGGTTAACACGATAAAAAAGCTATCTGGCTATTTCCCAAATCTCCTTGCCGTGCTTGCTCCAAGACATCTTTACAGAGTTAAAGAGATTTTC
The sequence above is drawn from the Thermodesulforhabdaceae bacterium genome and encodes:
- the clpA gene encoding ATP-dependent Clp protease ATP-binding subunit ClpA, with the protein product MISKEVEAIISTAINEARLRRHEFFTLEHILYAFILDSTGRRILYNCGVDIQLLKENLEDFFVRKMHPLPYGMEKEPIQTLSVQRTLQRAILHARNAEKREVESGDILAAMFFEENSHAVYFLKSQGVTRLDVLNYISHGISKIGTYEEEDEDRVPDTITGRRPAVKRSALESFTVNLVEKAARGLIDPLIGREQEIMRMLQILSRRTKNNPILVGDPGVGKTAIVEGLALKIYRREVPESFFNVEIYSLDMGALIAGTKFRGDFEARLKGVINEIKTRKGAILFIDEIHTIVGAGATSGGSLDASNILKPALLSGTLRCIGSTTYEEYKNHFEKDKALSRRFQKIEISEPTIDETYKILRGLKSYYEKHHRVKYTDAAIRASVELSARYITDRYLPDKAIDVIDEAGSVLKIKGDRRRRHVVGVRDVEEVVARIARIPSRTLSESDQEKLQHLERRLKDVIFGQDDAIEQLTRAIKRARAGLGHPDKPVGSFLLIGPTGVGKTEVARQLARILGVHFLRFDMSEYMEKHAVARLIGAPPGYIGFDQGGLLTDAIRKHPYCVLLMDEIEKAHPDVFNILLQVMDYATLTDNNGRKADFRNVILLMTSNAGAREMESSSIGFAQNQSAEQIHKGMKAIEKLFSPEFRNRLDAIIPFKGLTPEIMGRIVDKFIGELQAQLAEKKVTLEISEGVRSWLVDKGYDKAFGARPLGRIIQAEIKDPLSEELLFGDIKDGGHVIVTLIDESPGEDNNGVVHRTENFAFRFIPR
- the clpS gene encoding ATP-dependent Clp protease adapter ClpS, whose amino-acid sequence is MSLWDYDDELEGQVSSGVEEELEEPPMYKVLLHNDDYTTMDFVVEILKTVFNKSSEEATRIMLHVHYNGIGVCGVYPAEIAETKVEIVHSLARQHGFPLRCSMEEA
- the aroC gene encoding chorismate synthase; the encoded protein is MAGNSFGRFFRVTTWGESHGVAVGAVVDGCLPGIPLSQEDIQRDLDRRKPGRSTASTTRKETDRVEILSGVFEGKTTGTPISLIVYNENPRSSDYAPFADLYRPGHADLTYDQKYGIRDWRGGGRSSARETVGRVAAGAVARKMLEMAGISVKAYTVALGGIHCSRYDEEFIDQNSLYCPDPDAFPLMEQRIEEVRRKGDSIGGVVEVRVKGCPPGLGEPVFDKLDARIAYALMSIGAVKGVEIGSGFRAAEMLGSENNDPIIPGGYASNNAGGILGGISTGMEIVVRVAVKPIPSIRIPQQTIRRDGSHATIVVEGRHDISAIPRIVPVCEAMILLVIADFALHPTVIRKVFPA
- a CDS encoding glycosyltransferase N-terminal domain-containing protein, whose protein sequence is MKFLEHFRTKEDRAFWWLRLNGIEKLDSLLKPRIVFNVASLGELNGAIPVARTLRELGFSGSIILSVGTPTAFRKARLLESSEQDLIAVPAPLEIPRSVSAFLKKIQPDLFVNFEAEYWPMLFAGLKASNVPVILVNGRISKRSFLIYNLFSGTFSRIFRQFARLGMISETHRERAIRLGAHPGAVFVTGSSKYDDFSVRRDQKKDLSMWQQRLKTDSKFPIIVAGNLRGRECFIVVNTIKKLSGYFPNLLAVLAPRHLYRVKEIFKEASDMGFNPCFLSSLTNGKIPLTKNLTVIVVDTFGDLFDLYGIADIAFCGGTFEPIGGHNIVEPVVWGKKVLYGPFIHKVEREHEVLEKWGMGILCQDPDDLLKQLKIEVEKVDRCRMGGVEDIVHQAIEELSGASRIYASWIIELTERRRKN